TAGGGCGGACAGGGCTGTGCGCTCCGTGAGTGCGGCTTCAGCTTGTTTGACGCTAGTGATATCCCGCAAAAATACGGCCATGCCTTCACCGTCGGGATAGATGCGTATTTCTAACCAGATTCCCAGCGGCGGGTAGAACATCTCAAACTGCACCGCCCGCTGTTCACCACAGGCCCGCTGAGCTTCCGCCGCAAACGGCGTCACGCGAAGATCCGGTAAGCTATCCCAGATCGGCTGTCCAATGAGTTCCTCCCGGGTTTTAAAAAACAGGTGCTCCGCCCGTGGGTTTAGATCGATAAACCGCCCTTGCGCATCCAGAGCCAGATAGCCTTCAGTCATGCGTTCCAAAAGCTGACGATAAACCAGGGGGAAGCCAGACGCGCCAGTGGCGTTACCGGCGCCGACGGGTGGGGCAACGGCAGCTAAAGAGACGGGCCGCAGCGGTTCAGCCAGTGGCTTAAGGGGAGAAGCGTCCGGAGCGAGGGCTGGGCAATTCCCTTGGGCAGACGCCGTAGAAGGCCGCTGTGACAAGGTCGCACGCCCTAGGTGAAGCGCTATCTGTCGGGCAAGTGCCAGTAACGCATGGCTTTGGGCTGCCTGCAATCGGCGTGGAGACAGATCCATAACACCCAGGCAGCCGATCGCAGCGTCCCGGTGCCATTGACCACTGGCGGTGCGGCCCCAACGCAAGGGGAAGCCAGCATAGAAGCGCAGTTGGGGTTCCTGCGTCACTAGGGGGTTGTGGGTAAACCGGGAATCACGACGCAGATCCGGCACCATCAACAGTTCAGTAGCTGCCAGCGTCTGTTCGCAAAAGGGGAGATGGTAAGGCGCAAGGGTGATACCTGGGCCAATAGCGGCCTGAATCCAGTGCTGATCATCCACCCACAGACTGATAAACGCGATCGGCGTTTGGCCAATAAAAGCTGCTAACCGGACCCAGTCATCCAACCAAGCTGATTCCAGTTCCGTCTCAAGACAGGGATACGCGGGCGCACGCGCTGACCATTCCGTTTGCTTCTCTGGTAGGGGCGCTGACATTGTGGGACGTATGTGGGATGTAATGACGGCTGTCAGTAGATCAGTACCTTGAGCTATGTCTCTTTTCAGGACCACAAAGGGGATAACGGGATGATGCCCCAAATGCGTACCTAGCGGTAAGGGCCTAGAGGTCAGGGGAAACGCTGACCATGTCCAGAGCGGACGCAGGGAGACAGAGGGAGGAGGATGAAAACTGCCGGTTGCTAAACTGGGAGGCACCTAGGCCAAGCACTGCTCAGCGTCCCTCTGCTCCGCAACACCAGGTAAGCAGGCCCACTTCCAAGGGTAACGATTAAAATGAGGGTGCCCCTAAATCTGCCTAAATTTTAAGTTATCTCTCGGTTATCTCTATGAGTGATTGTCCAGCCATCGCCCAACTGGGAAATCCGATCCTCCGCACGGAAGCTGAACCGGTTCATGATCTGCGCGATGCACGGGTACAAGCCCTGATTGATCAACTGTTAGCTACGGTGCAACAAGCTAATGGCGTCGGGTTAGCCGCAACCCAAATCTCGCAACCCTACCGCGTCTTGGTTATTGCCTCCCATCCCAGCCCTCGCTATCCTGATGCCCCACAGATGGCCCCGATCGCCCTGATCAATCCTCGGCTCGTGGCTCACTCGGAGGAAATGGTGACGGATTGGGAAGGCTGCCTGAGTGTGCCCGGTATTCGGGGACGGGTGCCGCGCTATCAAGCTGTCACTGTGGAATATACCGATCGCGAGGGCAAGTTACAACATCAGGAATTTACGGGGTTTATAGCCCGGATTTTCCAGCATGAGTATGACCATCTACACGGTCTGGTGTTCCTCGATCGCGTCGAAGACACCCATCAGTTGATGACTGAACCGGAATACCAACGTCAAGTCTTGAGCCATTGTCCCACCTGAGGGGGCGCTGGGGTCCCGGTTGATCCTGGGTGTGCAGCCTCAGCACAGGTCACTCGTTTTTCCTTAATCCAGACTGGCGATGTCTAACGTTCTTTCAGCTTTTTGCGCCGTTTATGGCCCCGTCAAATCCTGGCGATTTGGCCAGTCCCTCGGCATTGACCCGATCGGGCCGGTGTCTACCTGTTCGTTTAACTGTGTCTATTGTCAGTTAGGTGAGATCCAGCAAAAAATCAGCGATCGTCGCCTGTTTGTCCCCACAGCCCAGGTTGAGCAGGATCTCAAACCCTTTGCCCCGTGGGCAGTGGATATCATTACCCTTAGTGGTAGCGGCGAACCCACCCTGGCCCTGAACCTGGGGGAAATTCTGACACTGGTTAAAACAATGACCCGCAAACCAACGGCGGTATTGACGAATGGTACGACGTTGACCGACCCCCAGGCGCGGTCGGAGTTGGCGATCGCCGATCGGGTAGCCGTCAAACTGGATGCCGTCACCCCCGACCAACTGCGTCGCGTCGATCGGGCTGTACCGGACATTACCTGGGCCAACCTCTGGCAGGGAATTAACCAATTTCGGCGTGAGTATACCGGCTTTCTGGCCGTCCAGACCATGCTGCTAACCCCCTGGTCACCCACCGAGCAAGACACCTATATTCAATTACTGCAAGAGCTACAGCCAGACGAAGTACAACTGAATGTACCCACCCGTCCCAAACCCCTGACCTATCAACTGGAGGCACGGGGTAACCACGAACCAGAGGGCTGTCCCTACCCGGTTCAAGTCCTAAAGCAGGTCCAACCGCAGGTGCTGGTGGCCCTGGCCGATCGCATTCAGGCTGCAACCGCCATCCCGGTGCGGATGCCACCCCATCTCGCCGAACACTGGCAAAATGCTAACACCGATGATGTCTGACCCAGCTCCCCGGCCAGTATGGGAACGGCGCGATCGTTTTTTTGAACTCCAATCCCCGTGGCTCACCCTAATCGGGGAACATTGGCGCGACGATCGGCACCAATGGCTGGAATATTGGCGCGTAGAAAAGGCTGACTCTGCGATCGTGCTGCCCCTGTGCCAGGACCAATTGCTGCTCCCACCCCCCAGCTATCGTCCCGGTCTGGGCCAATGCACCCTCGACTTTCCCGGTGGCCGCGTTCCCGCTGGACAATCTCCCGCTGCCGTGATTCCAGCCATTTTGCAGCGAGAATTGCAGATTCCCCCCGACAGCATCCAACAGCTTGTGCCTCTCAACACAACGGGTTGGGCCGTAAACAGTTCCTTCTCTAACCAACGCCTCTATGGGTTTGTCGCCCACCTAGATGCCACCCTCCTCACCGCCGAATCGGCTCCTAATTGGCACCGATATACGACAACGCCAGCCGGTATTCGTGACCTGCTAGCGGTTCTGACCTGTTTACAGTGCCGCGCCCTGCTGCTGGAATGGTGGTTGGGCCATTCGCTCTAGCCTTAAGGGGCATTAGGGAACCTTCCAGCTACGGCTCAGTCTGCACCGACATCCGACTAGAACTGGCGCAGGAAGCGCAAATCATTCGTATAGAACCGCCGAACATCATCAATTTGATGGAGGACCATCGCAAACCGTTCAATGCCTAACCCCGCCGCAAAGCCGGTATAGACTTCCGGATCATAGCCCACAGCCTTGAGCACATTTGGGTCCACCATGCCGCAACCCATGACCTCTAGCCATTGGCCCTGCCATTGCACATCGACTTCGGCAGAGGGTTCCGTGAACGGGAAATAGCTGGCCCGGAAGCGCACGGGTAAATCTTCGCCAAACACAGACTCCAGAAAGACCCGTAGCGTCCCGCGTAGATCAGTGAAGGTTAGGCCCTCATCCACCGCCAGAATCTCCAACTGGTGGAAGGTGGCCGCATGGGTGGCATCCACAGTATCCCGCCGAAAAACCCGACCGGGGGCCACGATCCGGATCGGCGGCTCATTGTCAGCCATATAGCGGATCTGTACCGAAGAGGTATGGGTGCGCAGGAGGTGACCATCGGGCAGGTAAAAGGTGTCCTGCATATCACGCGCCGGGTGGTCAGCCGGGGTATTCAGGGCCTCAAAGTTGTAGTAGTCGGTTTCGATTTCAGGGCCATCAGCGACGGTATAGCCCATGCCGACCAGGATATCGATCATACGATCGGTCATGGCCGTGAGCGGATGGGTGCGCCCCAGGGGCCGATAAACTCCTGGCATAGTGACATCCAGGGTTTCTGCCTCTAGTTGGGCCTGAATTTGGGCTGCCTGCAAAGCCGTCCGCCGCTCCTCTAGGGCGGTTTGCAGGCAGGTTTTGACCTCATTTGCAAGGGCGCCAATGCGGGGACGTTCCGTTGCATCGAGCTTGCCCATACCGCCAAGGATTTGGGAGAGTTCGCCCTTTTTCCCCAGGTATTTGACGCGCAATTGTTCCAGTTCCTCCAGGGTATCGGTAGCGGCGATCGCAGCTTGACCGTCCTGTTGGAGGGTTTGTAGTTGCGTCTCAAGGGTACTCATAGGGGGAAGTTGTACAGAATCAGGGATGTCTCCCAGTCTAGGGCATTTCTGGCCTTCCCAGCGGTTGAGCATTCCCTGGTTGATAGCTACAGGTGACCCGACCGCCCCCCCGAAATTGGGCCAAATAGGTCTGACTGACCGGATCATCCGAGGGAATGAGCCAATCAATGCCAATGCCATTGCGCCCCTGGTCTTGACCGGAACTGTGTACATAGCGATCGCCCCCTAGATACAAGCCCACATGGGTGATTTTGGCTGGGGTTCCAAAAAACACTAAATCCCCGGCTTGTAAATCTGGACGGGCTACGGGGGTACAAAACGCTGCCTGCTGATAGGCATCCCTGGGTAACCAAATGCCACTGGCGGCGAACGCAGCCTGTATTAATCCAGAGCAATCGTAATTAGGGGCGACCGTCCCTCCCCATAAATAGGTATTCGGCACCCCCATTGCCGCTTGGGTAAAGGCAATTACGTCCGGTAGACAAGCCCGAATCTCGGCAGCCGTCCAATATCTGGCCTGATAGCCTTGGGGAGCCACCGCTAGCTGGGCGCGATCGGCCACAGCTAACCAGGCTGGGTACTCATCCTCACACAGGCGAATGGGTAGGGCTTGGCGGGTCTCTGTCCCTGGTGAGGGGTCAAGGAGCATGAGATAGCGTCCGGGAGCAGCTTGGGTGGCTAAACGGCAACAGTCGGGACTGTCGTAGAGATTGATCGTACTCAGGGTTTGATAGGTGAGGTTGGACGAGAGGCGCAGCGGTAGTGACATGGGTGGGGCCGTAAGGAGAATGGCGACGGCAGGTATAAACGTATAATCGATCTTGCCCCAAGACCTTGCCCCAAGCGTTCCGTTGCGAGTGAGGCATAGGCGTTCTGTTTATAGAGTTTCGTTTATAGAGTTTGGATTTTAGAGTTTGCCAATGGCGCAACTGCAAGCACTGATTTTTGATGTGGATGGGACGCTGG
This DNA window, taken from Trichothermofontia sichuanensis B231, encodes the following:
- the pheS gene encoding phenylalanine--tRNA ligase subunit alpha, which encodes MSTLETQLQTLQQDGQAAIAATDTLEELEQLRVKYLGKKGELSQILGGMGKLDATERPRIGALANEVKTCLQTALEERRTALQAAQIQAQLEAETLDVTMPGVYRPLGRTHPLTAMTDRMIDILVGMGYTVADGPEIETDYYNFEALNTPADHPARDMQDTFYLPDGHLLRTHTSSVQIRYMADNEPPIRIVAPGRVFRRDTVDATHAATFHQLEILAVDEGLTFTDLRGTLRVFLESVFGEDLPVRFRASYFPFTEPSAEVDVQWQGQWLEVMGCGMVDPNVLKAVGYDPEVYTGFAAGLGIERFAMVLHQIDDVRRFYTNDLRFLRQF
- the def gene encoding peptide deformylase, translating into MSDCPAIAQLGNPILRTEAEPVHDLRDARVQALIDQLLATVQQANGVGLAATQISQPYRVLVIASHPSPRYPDAPQMAPIALINPRLVAHSEEMVTDWEGCLSVPGIRGRVPRYQAVTVEYTDREGKLQHQEFTGFIARIFQHEYDHLHGLVFLDRVEDTHQLMTEPEYQRQVLSHCPT
- a CDS encoding C40 family peptidase translates to MSLPLRLSSNLTYQTLSTINLYDSPDCCRLATQAAPGRYLMLLDPSPGTETRQALPIRLCEDEYPAWLAVADRAQLAVAPQGYQARYWTAAEIRACLPDVIAFTQAAMGVPNTYLWGGTVAPNYDCSGLIQAAFAASGIWLPRDAYQQAAFCTPVARPDLQAGDLVFFGTPAKITHVGLYLGGDRYVHSSGQDQGRNGIGIDWLIPSDDPVSQTYLAQFRGGGRVTCSYQPGNAQPLGRPEMP
- a CDS encoding radical SAM protein, which codes for MSNVLSAFCAVYGPVKSWRFGQSLGIDPIGPVSTCSFNCVYCQLGEIQQKISDRRLFVPTAQVEQDLKPFAPWAVDIITLSGSGEPTLALNLGEILTLVKTMTRKPTAVLTNGTTLTDPQARSELAIADRVAVKLDAVTPDQLRRVDRAVPDITWANLWQGINQFRREYTGFLAVQTMLLTPWSPTEQDTYIQLLQELQPDEVQLNVPTRPKPLTYQLEARGNHEPEGCPYPVQVLKQVQPQVLVALADRIQAATAIPVRMPPHLAEHWQNANTDDV
- a CDS encoding NUDIX hydrolase, producing MMSDPAPRPVWERRDRFFELQSPWLTLIGEHWRDDRHQWLEYWRVEKADSAIVLPLCQDQLLLPPPSYRPGLGQCTLDFPGGRVPAGQSPAAVIPAILQRELQIPPDSIQQLVPLNTTGWAVNSSFSNQRLYGFVAHLDATLLTAESAPNWHRYTTTPAGIRDLLAVLTCLQCRALLLEWWLGHSL